The sequence below is a genomic window from Haematobia irritans isolate KBUSLIRL chromosome 3, ASM5000362v1, whole genome shotgun sequence.
tttactataaaaataaatgtcaacGAAATtcgttataaaactaaaatttaaaaataaaattcgacgaaatttacttcaaagaaaatttcggctaaattttctataaaaataaatttttattgttgtttttttgatctcagcttaaagccatgcattgactaaactactacatacttttcctctgttggttaagctacacttgtagtttagtcaatgcatggctttaagctgagatcaaaaaaacaacaataacgattgaagagaagtcaacaataacaaacaaaacgaaaaaataaatttcgataaatatggacagtaaaaataaatttcgacggaatttactataaaaataaatttcgacggaatttacttcaaagaaaatttcggctaaattttctataaaaataaatttcgataaaaatgggcagtaaaaataaatttagacggaatttactataaaaataaatttcgacgaaaaacaattttgttaacaaaatttactataaaataaattttaatgaatttttacgaaattttgaagaaatgtaTAACTATGttaagtttctataaaatttactgaaaaaaaaattaatttacaaaaaaataaatttgtattaatattttaatttataaattttgaaaaatacctTTGTATCCATCAGATGGAACCCCCTCGACGCCGTATACCGGAATTAAAACAACGTCCTAAATCTGGAAATTGGTCTAGTTTCCACAGCTCCATGTCTTCATCATTGATCAAAAGTCAAATACTTAACAGCAGCTATCACGAGGCTCTGTCAACAGGAGCCCAAACACCCGACTCAGGTATATCGACCAACGGTGACATGAAGGCCACCAGTAATGAGGCTCTCGATCGTAATGATCCCAAAGCAAAGAAGGAAGAAATCGAGAGGCTAAATaaacaattgaaattatttGCCAAGAAACAGGAACAATTATTAAGGGTAGCATTTTATTTGCTCTTGAATATGGCTGAAAATGTAAAACTGGAAGAAAAAATGCGCcgcaaaaatattgtgaaaatgctGGTCAAGGCTTTGGATCGCCAAAACATTGATCTGCTTATGTTGGTCACCACATTCCTCAAGAAGCTATCGATAGTGGGCGATAATAAGGATGATATGAGTGAAttaaatattgtgtcaaaattaccCAGGCTCTTCCAAAGTGGTCATACAGATCTTGTCCAAGTTACCCTCAAGTTGGTTTTCAATTTATCCTTTGATGGTCCACTGCGAAAGAAAATGATTGTGGCTGGCTATTTGCCAATGTTGGTGATGTTCATCAATGATGAGAAACATCATAGTATAGCAGTGAAAATTCTATATCACATGAGTTTAGATGATAAGGTAAGTGAGAAATATGATATTTGGAATATGTGTGACgttatgataattttttttaatttaggtcAAGGCCATGTTTACCCATACTGAATGCGTGCAAATGGCCACCGATGCcattattttgaatttaaattccaAAGTTGATCTCGACTTAATAGCCTTGTGCATTAATCTCTCCCTTAATCGTCGTAATGCCCAAATTATGGTTGAGGGTAATCGTTTACACAGCCTTATGGATCGAGCCTTTAAATACCAGGATGCATTATTAATGAAACTATTACGTAATCTTTCGCAGCATGAATCTCTACAAGCGCTCTTTATTGACTATGTTGGGGATTTGGCTCGCATTCTCACCATTTGTGAGGATGAAACATTTTTAGTGGAATGTTTGGGCATTTTGGGAAATCTATCGCTGGCCGATTTAGATTATTCACAAATTCTACAGAATTTCCAATTAATTCCCTGGGTGAGAAATGTCCTAGTGCCGGGAGCCAAACTGGATGATCTTGTCTTGGATACGATTGTCTACTTGGGAACTTGTGCCCATGATGAGTTATGTGCTTTACTTTTCTGTCGAGCCAGTGTGGTGTTGTCCCTTATTGAATTGCTAAAGGCCAAACAGGAAGATGATGAAATTGTTTTGCAGATTATATTCGTATTCCAGCAAATCTTACGCCATGAAAGTACCCGAGAATATATGATCAAAGAAACCGAATCACCAGCCTATCTCATTGATTTGATGCACGACAAAAATTCCGAGATTAGGAAGATATGTGATTATTGTTTGGACATTATTGCCATCAGTGATAATGAATGGGCGAAACGTATAAAGGTATGTATGACATTCCATTCCAAACGACTATAAAAAAGGAACATTGTCTATTGGCACAGCACTTAACCTCAAATCACCGCTATATGTATGTGAAACGATTGGTGTTTTTCAGAATATTGCACTGAATTCCTGGAATCTAGATTCACAATATTTCTGTTGCACTTCGATTTTACTGGAGCTATTTATGGAATCACAATTGTTTTCTGTAAACAAATATGAAACACTCGCGTGGACCGATATATTCTCTTACATATATGTGCCTATTTTTACCATGTTGAATTTTCTGGAAGCAACTTAGAAAAtttccctaaataacaatatggactgttttaaatttcaaactttattCTATTCTTTCTTCTTATGTATTGGTACTTCTAAATCTATGAACTCACAGTTTGAGAAATACCACTGGTAGGCCTCTCAAACTGTTTCTctttcaagtaaaaacaaatatgaaatgttGGCGTCGGATTATCAAAATCAATAGAATGACATTTTTAATCAGttcattataaattaatgtacgACACTCCTAGAACAGCTCCGTAAATAAAAAAGAACTTCATTCGAGTCCAAACTACTTTTCAAACTATACCAAAACCAATTTgtctgggcttctagaaaccgtagtttttatccgatttggacaaaaatttaaatattctggaattttagaccctcaaaaatctgtatcgcatttatttttaccggtccatttggcaaggcatcggtatagaccgatttaacttcatgagggtacacccaaagaaaaaatattttcctccggaatgaaattttagacaaacgtataaagtattttcgtttagagaaaactaatccgaatttctgataagcgattcaacaattgtctctaaaatttgtgtcaaaagaaaacgttgcttgtctaaaatttcattcctcagaaaagaaaacacttctttccgggcatagcaggcgcactgatcattgcTTGaaacttgaaactgaaagtaaaatttccagattttactcatcgtattcatttaaataatgtcggaaaaaatctacagatttgagATGTCAAATCaaagcgttatttcatcataaagggtgatacggtcaaaatttggtcaatataaacttgacgtatttctttcaattttgcatttaaaaaacctgaacacccctcatttttaaggtttgtgtgtgtagaatgttgctcctattttgattttggaattcactcttcagttgtcaaaatgccgtccaagcaagaagagcagcgtatcaaaattttgctcgcgcatcgcgaaaatccgagctactcgcacgcaaagctggcaaaatcgcaaaaagttgccaaatcaaccgttacaaatgtaattaaagtgtttggggaacgcttgtcgacagccaggaagtctggatcggggggaaatcgaaaaccggaagccgctgagacgacaaagagagttgccggtagtttcaagcgaaaccctaacctctctctccgagatgccgcaaataagctgggtgtatcgtctacaaccgtgcatcgagccaaaaaacgagccggactatcgacttacaagaaggtagtgactccaaatcgcgatgataaacaaaatacgacggctttGGCcgtcgatcccggaggctgtacacgacgatgctgacgaagtttgactgcgtggtaatggacgacgaaacctacgtcaaagccgactacaagcagtcggcttccgggacaggagttttatacggcaaaaggaaggggaaaggtagcagatattttcaaacacataaaactgtcaaagttcgcaaagaaatatctggtttggcaagccatctgtgcctgtggcttgaaaagcagcattttcatagcttccgggactgtcaaccaagaaatttacgtgaaagagtgtttgaataaacgtctcctgcctttcctgaagaaacacggttgttccgtactgttttggccggatttggcatcttgccattacggtaaaaaggccatggagtggtacgccgccaacaacgtgcaggtggttcccaaggacaagaacccttccaacacgccagagctccgcccaattgagaaatactgggatattgtcaagcggaacctaaagaagaccaaaaaactgctaaggacgagcagcagttcaaggcaaactggctttctgcggcgaagaaggtggacaaggtggctgtacaaaatctgatggcaggtgtcaagcgtgaggcccggcaattcggatttggaaaagcgaaagcctaactgaatatttttcctgaattttatactaattgtttctcataaatccagaatttgatctggtcttcataggtagaatctttaaattttttcttcgggaagcgtactggttgaactgatttgcttgggagaatatttgtcatcaaacccccaaaatgctctatattatcaagtaacccgctacgacgaagagttttcaaagtaaactattatatttgattcatggtactgggtatttaagattcggcccggccgaacttactgctgtatatacttatttagttTAAGTTAAGGCAAATAATAAGCGCCCAAAAGTGAACAGTAGTCGACTGTATGCGTGCTTCAAGATGAGTCAAATCCCATAAAAGT
It includes:
- the Kap3 gene encoding kinesin associated protein 3 isoform X3, with translation MPVVLLLLFQVVAGIALFIFLLHYLCYILNAIIRDFCETLITTREFLQRYETTTTPTSTTSEQSSSPSSHYNKSFASPSPSTQPSGNNFKSTRRRSTSISSSLYSLSPSSSPLPFKNPCEKFLVRQRNLSKIPLKINSNIMQSSDDAKFIKKRWKGGSIEPHPTDKALIVNYQLEATVFGDPNNPMLEEKKHKSSYIMRDKNSLRNTIRSPAQAKNCQKIIRLRSLSAKTDPAALAREVVDKCDLIHKSQLADVEQIIFYLKNRKDNAGVDTHDNNRGPRSAIASHRTTVRPHTTMSTSMSSSTNSKSSDSSDVSINHIDEYVELLYEDLSERIRGSAMILQVARNPDNLEELEKNEACLSALSRVLREDWRKSLDLSTNIIYIFFCFSTYTKFHSVIVQYKIGSLCMDVMDYELRRYESMRNELDLRKNPGGSAPLSAKASKEKLNTSTDDFLDLMNEEKPKEMEPPRRRIPELKQRPKSGNWSSFHSSMSSSLIKSQILNSSYHEALSTGAQTPDSGISTNGDMKATSNEALDRNDPKAKKEEIERLNKQLKLFAKKQEQLLRVAFYLLLNMAENVKLEEKMRRKNIVKMLVKALDRQNIDLLMLVTTFLKKLSIVGDNKDDMSELNIVSKLPRLFQSGHTDLVQVTLKLVFNLSFDGPLRKKMIVAGYLPMLVMFINDEKHHSIAVKILYHMSLDDKVKAMFTHTECVQMATDAIILNLNSKVDLDLIALCINLSLNRRNAQIMVEGNRLHSLMDRAFKYQDALLMKLLRNLSQHESLQALFIDYVGDLARILTICEDETFLVECLGILGNLSLADLDYSQILQNFQLIPWVRNVLVPGAKLDDLVLDTIVYLGTCAHDELCALLFCRASVVLSLIELLKAKQEDDEIVLQIIFVFQQILRHESTREYMIKETESPAYLIDLMHDKNSEIRKICDYCLDIIAISDNEWAKRIKLEKFRNHNSQWLCMVESQQQDFDQISSV
- the Kap3 gene encoding kinesin associated protein 3 isoform X4; translated protein: MGKSPVANCQKIIRLRSLSAKTDPAALAREVVDKCDLIHKSQLADVEQIIFYLKNRKDNAGVDTHDNNRGPRSAIASHRTTVRPHTTMSTSMSSSTNSKSSDSSDVSINHIDEYVELLYEDLSERIRGSAMILQVARNPDNLEELEKNEACLSALSRVLREDWRKSLDLSTNIIYIFFCFSTYTKFHSVIVQYKIGSLCMDVMDYELRRYESMRNELDLRKNPGGSAPLSAKASKEKLNTSTDDFLDLMNEEKPKEMEPPRRRIPELKQRPKSGNWSSFHSSMSSSLIKSQILNSSYHEALSTGAQTPDSGISTNGDMKATSNEALDRNDPKAKKEEIERLNKQLKLFAKKQEQLLRVAFYLLLNMAENVKLEEKMRRKNIVKMLVKALDRQNIDLLMLVTTFLKKLSIVGDNKDDMSELNIVSKLPRLFQSGHTDLVQVTLKLVFNLSFDGPLRKKMIVAGYLPMLVMFINDEKHHSIAVKILYHMSLDDKVKAMFTHTECVQMATDAIILNLNSKVDLDLIALCINLSLNRRNAQIMVEGNRLHSLMDRAFKYQDALLMKLLRNLSQHESLQALFIDYVGDLARILTICEDETFLVECLGILGNLSLADLDYSQILQNFQLIPWVRNVLVPGAKLDDLVLDTIVYLGTCAHDELCALLFCRASVVLSLIELLKAKQEDDEIVLQIIFVFQQILRHESTREYMIKETESPAYLIDLMHDKNSEIRKICDYCLDIIAISDNEWAKRIKLEKFRNHNSQWLCMVESQQHEDNNEDYQDEEDEEHDLDNYLRGEYLDNCDLYNSNNTNKENEDNEENNSNGNQPASPANSCYSRPVSSFRRSEDLDDIYNMSFSTKSQGSSQGDSTSNYMFKSNKSLDSEGLHEELLLA